A region from the Palaeococcus ferrophilus DSM 13482 genome encodes:
- a CDS encoding proton-conducting transporter transmembrane domain-containing protein, with the protein MDLIAVLVAIPLLFAFLTALTIPVRMKKYAKYPFLAGSLLPWLAYLLTGSGSEVVGGWPKIGGIEVALDAYNSLLVLGELILFSAVSLYSINYFKKEVKALVLLLLVHAGLLGAFISRDLFNLYIFMEIASVSSFALVGFSGERRATRAAYKYLMLSLLASYFFVFSIGVIYLKTGYLNLELISQASPAAEIRAAVAVAFTSLLLKAGIFPLHTWLPDAHANAPSPVSALLSGAVVKAPAYGMLLLSLYLPLPENLKTTFLVLAFSSMFFGVVMMLLERDIKRFLAYSTVSQMGYVLLGIATLNPQGVVYYAFAHMLFKGGLFLSAGAMVDKARTRELEKLSYRGDPLLMTSVLMLSLAIGGIWPFVGSPAKAALLKALPHGRELFYLAGLGTLASFTKLNYHLMRGGGERSGALALPSSMMALAALLAGVSLGGSPKVMDAYLLAGGVLLFLLLKTSGVFRLKLQKEEIVPEEVNTGAALFALFLLLLLHLSQG; encoded by the coding sequence GTGGACTTGATAGCCGTTCTTGTTGCAATCCCATTGCTCTTTGCCTTCCTCACTGCCCTAACAATCCCCGTTAGAATGAAAAAGTACGCTAAGTACCCTTTTCTGGCCGGCTCACTGCTCCCGTGGCTGGCCTACCTACTCACTGGGAGTGGGAGCGAGGTTGTGGGCGGCTGGCCGAAGATTGGCGGCATAGAAGTAGCTCTCGACGCTTACAACTCCCTCCTCGTGCTCGGCGAGCTTATCCTCTTCTCCGCCGTTTCCCTGTACTCCATTAACTACTTCAAAAAGGAAGTAAAGGCCCTCGTCCTGCTACTCCTGGTCCATGCGGGCCTCCTTGGAGCGTTTATAAGCAGGGACCTCTTCAACTTATACATCTTCATGGAGATAGCCTCGGTGTCTTCCTTCGCATTGGTGGGCTTCTCCGGAGAGAGAAGGGCAACCAGGGCGGCATACAAGTACCTCATGCTCTCCCTCCTCGCTTCCTACTTCTTCGTATTTTCGATAGGCGTCATCTACCTTAAGACGGGCTATTTGAACCTTGAGCTGATTTCCCAGGCTTCGCCCGCAGCGGAAATAAGGGCTGCCGTCGCAGTGGCCTTCACCTCTCTCCTCCTCAAGGCCGGTATCTTCCCCCTCCACACGTGGCTTCCCGATGCACACGCCAACGCCCCCTCCCCGGTCTCGGCGCTCCTTTCTGGTGCTGTTGTCAAGGCCCCAGCCTACGGGATGCTCCTCCTCTCGCTCTACCTGCCGCTTCCGGAAAACCTCAAAACGACCTTTCTCGTTTTAGCGTTCTCCTCGATGTTTTTTGGGGTTGTGATGATGCTGCTGGAGAGAGACATAAAGCGCTTTTTAGCTTATTCGACGGTTTCCCAGATGGGCTACGTCCTCCTCGGGATAGCCACGCTCAACCCGCAGGGGGTTGTCTATTACGCCTTCGCCCACATGCTCTTCAAGGGCGGCCTCTTCCTATCCGCCGGGGCTATGGTGGACAAAGCCAGGACGAGAGAACTTGAGAAGCTCTCCTACAGGGGCGACCCCCTCCTGATGACCTCGGTCCTGATGCTGAGCCTCGCGATAGGGGGGATATGGCCCTTCGTCGGCTCTCCGGCGAAGGCAGCCCTCCTGAAGGCGCTTCCCCATGGTAGGGAACTGTTCTACCTCGCCGGTCTGGGGACGCTCGCTTCCTTCACAAAGCTCAACTACCATCTCATGAGGGGTGGAGGAGAGAGGAGCGGCGCGCTGGCCCTTCCGTCCTCCATGATGGCGCTCGCGGCACTCCTCGCTGGAGTCTCGCTCGGAGGCTCTCCAAAGGTTATGGATGCTTACCTCCTCGCCGGAGGGGTCTTGCTCTTTCTGCTCCTCAAAACAAGCGGTGTGTTTAGGTTAAAGCTTCAAAAAGAGGAAATAGTACCGGAGGAGGTGAACACTGGCGCGGCCCTCTTCGCCCTATTTCTGCTCCTCCTACTCCACCTCTCTCAGGGTTAG
- a CDS encoding cation:proton antiporter subunit C — translation MINAETAGIIVMLIGLYGLISKENPIKQVLSINVISLGLILFFIGAGYVEGGSFPIMPSNPVDPLPATLMLTTLVVDVAITALALAMILRNGGEWT, via the coding sequence GTGATTAACGCCGAAACAGCTGGAATAATCGTGATGCTCATCGGCCTCTACGGCCTGATATCGAAGGAGAACCCGATAAAGCAGGTGCTCTCAATCAACGTAATCTCCCTCGGCCTGATACTGTTCTTCATAGGGGCAGGCTACGTGGAGGGAGGGAGCTTCCCCATAATGCCCTCCAACCCGGTTGACCCCCTCCCGGCGACGCTCATGCTGACAACGCTCGTTGTGGATGTTGCCATAACCGCGCTGGCCCTGGCGATGATACTGCGCAATGGAGGGGAGTGGACTTGA
- a CDS encoding Na(+)/H(+) antiporter subunit B, with protein sequence MKMSLVVRTTTKLVAPFLVAYGAYLTIYGYESPGGGFQAGVIFAVSVILLMTAYGYRRTRKHFPLRTVQLVESSAALFIVGTALMGLAFGAFFLNFLRPYVPGGTVMTFNIGVALKVGTSFVLVFYILSRWVDRD encoded by the coding sequence ATGAAGATGAGCCTGGTGGTGAGGACGACGACCAAGCTCGTTGCCCCGTTCCTGGTCGCCTATGGAGCTTACCTCACCATATACGGCTACGAGAGCCCCGGCGGCGGCTTCCAGGCGGGGGTAATCTTCGCCGTGAGCGTTATCCTGCTCATGACCGCCTACGGCTACAGGAGGACTAGAAAACACTTCCCACTAAGGACCGTCCAGCTCGTGGAGTCCTCCGCGGCCCTATTCATTGTGGGAACCGCGCTGATGGGCCTTGCCTTCGGGGCCTTCTTCCTCAACTTCCTCCGCCCCTACGTTCCCGGGGGGACCGTAATGACCTTCAACATAGGAGTCGCCCTCAAGGTGGGAACTTCCTTCGTCCTTGTATTCTACATCCTTTCGAGGTGGGTTGACCGTGATTAA
- a CDS encoding hydrogenase subunit MbhD domain-containing protein, translating into MPGTIHEVLLVAIVLLSVSVIEAKKLTSAVLRYGLLGLAFVIVLIQLRAPDVALSAVVVGAIVTGLFLYTIKEVGE; encoded by the coding sequence ATGCCTGGGACAATCCATGAAGTCCTCCTCGTGGCGATAGTACTCCTCTCGGTCTCGGTGATCGAAGCTAAAAAGCTCACCTCCGCGGTGCTGCGCTACGGTCTCCTCGGCCTAGCATTCGTCATCGTCCTGATCCAGCTAAGGGCTCCAGACGTTGCCCTTTCAGCCGTCGTGGTTGGGGCGATAGTCACTGGCTTGTTCCTCTACACCATAAAGGAGGTGGGGGAGTGA
- the mnhG gene encoding monovalent cation/H(+) antiporter subunit G — MIALLFLLFGLFIMLFGALGLLRFPDVYTRLHATAKCDTGGAISILLALALASHFSLTGKLKFLVIAFMIAMINPMVSHAIARAAYKSGIKPKAVVDMYAWDNP, encoded by the coding sequence GTGATAGCTCTCCTCTTCCTCCTCTTCGGCCTCTTCATAATGTTATTCGGGGCCCTCGGTTTGCTCCGCTTCCCCGACGTTTACACGAGACTCCACGCAACAGCGAAGTGCGACACGGGAGGGGCAATAAGCATACTCCTGGCCCTGGCCCTAGCATCGCACTTCTCCCTTACAGGGAAGCTGAAGTTTCTTGTTATAGCGTTCATGATAGCCATGATAAACCCGATGGTCAGCCACGCGATAGCGAGGGCCGCCTATAAGAGTGGGATAAAGCCGAAAGCGGTGGTGGACATGTATGCCTGGGACAATCCATGA
- a CDS encoding monovalent cation/H+ antiporter complex subunit F has translation MAEENLLVILPYAVAFLVFTATLVSYRVIFGPTLADRAVALNTATTKAVVIIAMLSLLYDAPYLLDVSVVLLMVNAVGGLIIAKYMEVRA, from the coding sequence ATGGCTGAGGAAAATCTTCTGGTGATTCTGCCCTACGCAGTGGCTTTCCTCGTGTTTACTGCGACACTGGTTAGCTACCGTGTTATTTTCGGGCCAACGCTCGCAGACAGGGCAGTCGCGCTGAACACGGCAACGACGAAGGCTGTGGTGATAATAGCGATGCTCTCACTCCTCTACGATGCTCCCTACCTCCTCGACGTGAGCGTAGTGCTCCTCATGGTCAACGCCGTAGGCGGGCTCATCATAGCGAAGTACATGGAGGTGAGGGCGTGA
- a CDS encoding Na+/H+ antiporter subunit E, translating into MSRIHFYLKSRLEEVQRRVLYESYEARKLPAWERVGITWLALFAFWLVVSGKFSPSHIITGALVTLMVAMVTRDFLTDDIRQTGHLLSKAAYIFLFLVPQYLFIMAFRLLESNLKVVKNVIFMDINPGIVKVKADLHSNTGLTVLANSITLTPGTLTLDVNKKLGEAYLYVHWIEVETLDQEKAGMKIKGELEEWLRKIFW; encoded by the coding sequence ATGAGCCGCATCCACTTCTACCTCAAGAGCCGCCTCGAGGAGGTTCAAAGAAGGGTTCTCTACGAGAGCTACGAGGCTAGGAAGCTTCCCGCGTGGGAGAGGGTGGGAATAACTTGGCTTGCACTCTTCGCCTTCTGGCTCGTCGTAAGCGGCAAGTTCTCACCTTCCCACATTATCACAGGGGCTCTTGTGACCCTCATGGTTGCCATGGTAACGAGGGACTTTCTGACGGACGACATAAGGCAGACGGGGCACCTCCTCTCGAAGGCGGCCTACATATTCCTCTTCCTGGTTCCGCAGTACCTTTTCATCATGGCTTTTCGCCTGCTTGAGAGCAACCTTAAGGTCGTCAAGAACGTCATCTTCATGGACATAAATCCCGGGATAGTTAAGGTGAAGGCTGACCTTCACTCCAACACGGGCCTAACCGTTCTCGCGAACTCCATAACACTAACGCCCGGTACTCTCACACTGGACGTGAACAAGAAGCTCGGTGAGGCCTACCTCTACGTGCACTGGATTGAGGTCGAAACCCTCGACCAGGAGAAGGCTGGAATGAAGATAAAGGGGGAGCTTGAGGAATGGCTGAGGAAAATCTTCTGGTGA
- a CDS encoding ribosomal biogenesis protein: protein MMLITTSHRPTRRTRSFGHDLERVFPNSLYLTRGKKTLQDLLMEAYDRGYERLLIINVWKGNPLKMTFIKVDPEDWGYLGYLYLHGIKLQREIGFRDLRPIKEDMPLVVTVAKRTGIDHLSFAQVFAELTGGTFVPRRNYSLTTIADKYNTDVIGVVERHPRGIAINFHRMDVERERAVGPLISVKIWIMEDGRRWDYKEALGLKRGEQASKDFLSLE, encoded by the coding sequence ATGATGCTGATAACCACCTCCCACAGACCCACAAGAAGGACGAGGAGCTTCGGACACGACTTGGAGAGGGTTTTCCCCAACTCCCTCTACCTCACCCGGGGAAAGAAGACGCTCCAGGATCTTCTCATGGAGGCCTACGACAGGGGCTATGAGAGGCTTTTGATAATCAACGTCTGGAAGGGCAACCCCCTCAAGATGACCTTCATCAAGGTTGACCCCGAGGACTGGGGCTACCTCGGCTACCTCTACCTCCACGGCATAAAGCTCCAGCGCGAGATAGGGTTCAGGGATTTGAGGCCCATAAAGGAGGACATGCCCCTCGTCGTCACGGTGGCCAAGAGAACTGGAATTGACCACCTCTCCTTCGCCCAGGTCTTTGCGGAACTGACAGGTGGAACCTTCGTCCCGAGGAGGAACTACAGCCTCACCACCATAGCGGACAAGTACAACACGGACGTTATAGGCGTCGTCGAGCGGCATCCAAGGGGAATAGCGATTAACTTCCACCGCATGGATGTGGAGAGGGAGAGGGCGGTTGGTCCGCTCATAAGCGTTAAGATATGGATAATGGAGGACGGTAGAAGGTGGGACTACAAGGAGGCCCTCGGCCTGAAGAGGGGAGAACAGGCCTCAAAAGACTTTTTAAGTTTGGAGTAG
- a CDS encoding DNA-directed RNA polymerase subunit P: protein MVEATYRCLKCGKEFTLDLETVREVRCPYCGSKILYKPRPKVARRVKAI, encoded by the coding sequence ATGGTCGAGGCCACGTACAGGTGTTTGAAGTGCGGTAAGGAGTTTACGCTTGATCTGGAGACCGTTAGGGAAGTCCGCTGCCCCTACTGCGGGAGCAAGATTCTCTACAAGCCCAGGCCAAAGGTGGCAAGGCGCGTAAAGGCGATTTGA
- a CDS encoding 50S ribosomal protein L37ae, with amino-acid sequence MAKAKKKSRKVGKVGSAGRFGPRYGLKIRRRVAAVEARMRQKHICPVCGRKAVKRISTGIWQCQKCGATFAGGAYLPSTPVGKVAQRVTKARG; translated from the coding sequence ATGGCTAAAGCTAAGAAGAAGAGCAGGAAGGTTGGTAAGGTCGGGTCGGCCGGAAGGTTTGGCCCCCGCTACGGTCTCAAGATTAGGAGAAGGGTTGCGGCCGTCGAGGCCAGGATGAGGCAGAAGCACATCTGCCCCGTATGCGGCAGGAAAGCCGTCAAGAGGATAAGCACTGGCATCTGGCAGTGCCAGAAGTGCGGTGCGACCTTCGCCGGTGGTGCGTACCTCCCGAGCACCCCCGTTGGAAAGGTCGCCCAGAGGGTTACCAAGGCTAGGGGCTGA
- the rrp42 gene encoding exosome complex protein Rrp42, with product MNVVATIMKDYILELLKEGKRADGRAFDEYRPLEVKVNVIEKAEGSAWVRLGDTQVLVGIKADVGEPFPDLPNRGVMTTNVELVPLASPTFEPGPPDERAIELARVVDRGIRESEAVDLEKLVIVPGKLVRVIFIDVHVLDHDGNLFDATGIAIIAALMSTKLPKVVYNEETGELETLDEYEPLPVTKVPIPVTFAKIRDVLLVDPNLDEENVMDSRLTITTDENGYISAVQKSEAGSFKLEEIGAAVDIALRKAAELREAVLQAVKGE from the coding sequence TTGTAGCCACGATTATGAAGGATTACATCCTCGAGCTCCTTAAGGAGGGCAAGAGGGCTGACGGCAGGGCCTTTGACGAGTACAGGCCCCTCGAAGTTAAAGTCAACGTTATCGAGAAGGCGGAGGGTTCCGCGTGGGTGAGACTCGGAGACACGCAGGTTCTCGTGGGAATAAAGGCCGACGTGGGGGAGCCGTTCCCCGACCTGCCCAACAGGGGTGTCATGACCACCAACGTCGAGCTCGTTCCCCTCGCTTCACCGACCTTCGAGCCCGGCCCGCCGGATGAGAGGGCCATAGAGCTCGCGCGTGTGGTTGACAGGGGCATAAGAGAAAGCGAGGCGGTTGACCTCGAAAAGCTCGTCATAGTTCCCGGAAAGCTCGTCAGGGTTATATTCATAGACGTCCATGTCTTAGACCACGACGGAAACCTCTTCGACGCCACGGGGATAGCGATAATAGCGGCCCTCATGAGCACAAAACTGCCGAAGGTCGTTTACAACGAAGAAACTGGAGAGCTTGAGACCCTCGACGAGTACGAGCCCCTTCCCGTAACGAAGGTCCCCATCCCGGTTACCTTCGCCAAGATAAGGGATGTCCTTCTCGTTGACCCGAACCTCGACGAGGAGAACGTCATGGACTCGAGGCTGACCATTACAACGGACGAGAACGGCTACATATCCGCCGTCCAGAAGAGCGAAGCCGGAAGCTTCAAGCTTGAGGAGATTGGTGCGGCCGTTGACATCGCCCTCAGGAAGGCGGCGGAGCTCAGGGAGGCAGTGCTTCAGGCGGTTAAGGGGGAGTGA